atattatgaaaagtaatagtgttataacacttccttgagtttTATCCAATCACTTTCACTTCTGAAGATTTCAGtctgttgagaatgacatactgtgttctgtttgccagacAGGTcatcattcacagtgttgagaatggctgtgatgtggggtccgaGTGGGGTACAGccaagtggggggtggggggcgggggtgccccagggattagtgtggggccactcctgttccatataaatgatatgctctctagtattatgtgtagctctaaaatatttctgtttgctgatgacactagcttggtagtaaacgatgttgtgtgcaacattggccggTTTCAACTAGTGTAGCCCATGACatgagttcatggcttgtagaaaataaacgctatatcacagtaagacacaatttttacagtttctaactcacaattgaacaaaatcccacattttaatttcacagaatgggcatatgatcgtgaaactgaacagttcaaatttgtaggtgttcagatagatagtaaactgctgtggaaagcccatgttcaagatattgttcaaagacttaatgctgccagttttactattcgaatgatatctgaagtgagtgatcgttcaacacaaaaattagtctcctttgcttattttaatttgcttatgttgtatggtattatattttgaggtaactcttcccattctaaaaggatatttttggctcaggaacagTTGGCTCGCCCAATAAGTCCTGCCCGGgacactgcccacattgaggctgacccctcacccgtgataGAGTGGGTGATCATCTCGAGGTGtgacagggggcgaaagacattccggagggctgaacggtagtcctctccagtttgtctgaggaACGGGTTTCAGgccctgtctccggctgatactgatctttggccggacatggctgcttgtcctgttccagaggttgcccctcagtctgcaagatccgggcggttgcAGAGGGTGAGATtactggcagttgggagctccaacatcaggtgcATAATAGggtgatatggcagcaagagagaggaagaaaaccaatgtgcactccgtgtgcatactggggggagtcattccagatgtggaaaggttctttccggatgccatgaagggtacagggtgcacccatctgcaggtggtcgctcatgccagcaccaatgatgtgtgtcgctatggatgggaggaaatcctctctggctttcggcggctatctgatttggtgaagactgccagtctcgctagcgggatgaaagcagagctcaccatttgcatcatcgtcgacaggactgactggtagagagccgagtggagggtctgaatcagaggctgagacagttctgcgaccgtgtgggctgcagattcctagacttgtgccatagtgtggtggggtttcgggttccgctggataggtcaggagtccactacacgcagcaggtggctacacgggtagaaggggttgtgtggtgtggactaggcagcctcaaagggtgtggggcaaagtcaggacatgcggggaccaagcagcaatcagtattgtaattgtaaactttcGAAGccgcattggtaaagtactggaacttcaaacgctgatagaaagcacagaagctgaaatcgttataggtaaggaaagctggctgaagccagagataaattctgccgaaatttttacaaagacacagacagtgtttagaaagggtagattgcatgcaactgatggtgatgtgtttgtcgctgttagtagtagtttatcctgtagtgaagtagaagtgcatagttcctgtgaattattatgggtagaggttacactcaacaactgagctaggttaataattggctccttttaccgacctcccgactcagcagcattagtggcagaacaactgagaaaaaatctggaatacatttcacataaattttctcagcatgttatagtcttaggtggagatttcagtttaccagatatagactgggacactcagatgtttaggatgggtggaagGGACAGATCATCAagtgatattatactgagtgcactatccgaaaattacctctagcaattaaacagagaaccgactcgtggagataacatcttggacctactgataacaaacagacccgaacttttcgactctgtaagtgcagaacagggaatcagtgaacataaggctgttgcagcataccTGAAtacggaagtaaataggaatatataaaAGGGGAAGGAGGTTtaactgtttagcaagagtaatagaaggcagattacagactacctaacagatcaaaatgaaaatttctgttccgacactgacaatgttgagtgtttatggaaaaagttcaaggcaatcgcaaatgtgttttagacagttaCATgacgaataaaactgtgagggatgggaaaaacccaccgtggttcaacaacaaagttaggaaactactgtgaaagcaaagagagcttcactgcaagtttaaacacagccaaaacccctcagacaaacagaagctaaacgatgtcaaagttagcttaaggagggctatgcctgaagcgttcagtgaattcgaaagtaaaattctatgtactgacttgacagaaaatcctaggaagttctgagcCTTACATTAAATcactaagtggctcgaaacaacatatccagacactctgggatgatgatggcattgaaacagatgatgacatgcGTTAAGCTGaactactaaacatctttttccaaagctgttgcacagaggaagaccgcactgcagttccttctgtaaatcctcgcacaaacgaaaaaatggccgacatcgaaataagtgtctaaggattagaaaagcaactggaatcactcaacagaggaaagtccactggacttgacaggataccaattcgattcaatacagcgtacgtgaaagaacttgcaccccttctaacagccgtgtaccgcaagtctctacaggaacggaaggttccaaatgattggaaaatagcacaggtagtcccagtcatcaagaagggtcgttgagcagatgcgcaaaactatagacctatatctttgacatcgatctgttgtagaattttagaacatgttttttgctcgtgtatcatgtcatttctggaaacccagaatctactctgtaggaatcaacatgaattctggaaacagcgattgtgtgagacccaactcgctttatttgttcatgagacccaaaaaatattagatacaggctcccaggtagatgctattttccttgacatccggaagggGTTTGATAtagttctgcactgtcacctgataaacaaaggaagagcctatggaatatcagaccagctgtgtggctggattgaagagtctttagcagacagaacacagcatgttgttctcaatgaagagacgtctacaggcattaaagtaacctctggcgtgccacaggggagtgttatgggaccattgcttttcacaacatatataaatgacctagtagatagtgtcggaagttccatacggcttttcgcggatgatgctttagtatacagaggagttgcagcattagaaaattgtagcgaaatgcaggaagagatgcagcggataggcacttggtgcagggagtggcaactgacccttaacatagacaaatgtaatgtattgcgaatacatagaaagaaggatcctttattgtacgagtatatgatagtggaacaaacactggcagcagttacttctgtaaaatatctgggagtatgcatgcggaacgatttgaagtggaatgatcatataaaattaattgttggtaaggcgggtaccagtccttaaaaaatgtagtcaatcaacaaaggaggtggcttacaaaagactcgttcgacctatccttgagtattgctcatcggtgtgggatctataccagatcgggttgacggaggaggtagagaagatccaaagaagagtggctcatttcgtcacagtgttatttggtaagcgtgatagcgttacggagatgtttagcaaactcaagtggcagactttgcatgagaggcgctctgggtcgcagtgtagcttgctgtccaggtttagagagggtgcgtttctggatcaggtatcgaatacattgcttccccctacttatacctcctgaggagatcacgaatgtaaaattagagagatttgagcgcgcatggaggctttccggcagtcgttcttccgcgaaccatatgcaactggaacaggaatgggaggtaatgagagtggcatgtaaagtgccctccgtgacacaccgttgggtggcttgtggagtatagatgtagatgtagtgtcgtttcttgttaacaatcttATGTTATTCCCTGAACAAgtagctttcagtcagttaatattcggcagaaatctaacctgcatttggatcggtctTTCTTAactcttttgcagaaaggtgtgcaatatagtgctgcatccattttcaataaggtaccactcagattcaaaaatattagcagtaatccaagtgctgtcaaattgaaactgaagagtttcctcatgggtcacttcttctattctgtcgaggagttccttgaaaaattaagctgattcttgttgtattgttgattgcatttacttaaacttatggcttgaattttttcaggttcataaacattttatttttatctgttattacttttatgttgtaattttatgtactgacatgttcaatgaccttggagatttgctcctcaatttggccctaggaacttgacgtgtaaaaaaAATGCTTTTGAGCTTATGATTTTCTGCATGCTCATATGTTGATCACTAGGCAGCGGtgcagaactgtattgaatgccctgTATCTACTCCTGTCTGACTGTCATGTATGAACAGACAGAGTTGGATTTCACAAAATCATTATTTTTTGAACCTACATGGACTCCTACAGTGgagatttttggtctccagaaGTACCATAATTCATAAGTATAAAACACGCTCCAAAATGTTACAGAAGAACATCATCACGTATAGAGGCTTGTAGTTTTGTGTGTCTGTTGGACCCCTCTTGAAAACAAGTATGACCTGTGTTTTTTTCTAATCATGACAAACTCTTCGCTCCTCTGGAGACCTATTAGACCTGTGGTACACTGCTACTAGAAGAGGGGAAAGTTCTTTCACATAGTCTGTCTAGAATTGTACCAATATCTAGTCATGTCCAAtgacctttcctctgttgagcaagTTCAGTTACTTTTCTATCCTGTGGACTCTTATTTTGGTgtcttttattttgtcatttgtgcagagATTTAAAGCAGGTACAACAGTATGATCTCTCTGGGAAGCAGCCTTGTAAAATATGTTTAGTATTTGGGCCTTTCAATGTCATTATCATCACACAGATTCTTaggtagaattttacttttgaattggtTGAACACTCTACACGTGGCTCCTCTTACACTAATTTTGGTTTcatttagtttttgtttgtctgtgggGCTTTAGATACATTTGCATTTGCAGTGaggctctctttgcttttgtagtatctttttaacatggctgttgaaccacggtgggtctcATCCATCCCTCACAACTTTGCTGGACACTTACCTGTTTAAGGTCTGGACACTTACCTGTTTAAGGTGTACTGAACTTTTTTCATTAAAAACCCAACATTTATTGCTTCAGATGAAATGTTTGTACCACTCAGTTAATCTTAAATGTTTCTTTTCGCTCTTGCTTAGGGGAAAGATATTCCTACTTTTCTTAGTATTCTTAGTAAAGCCATATTCAGATATGCTGGAATGGCTTTTTGATCTCTGAGTCCTTGTCCTACAGCACACTGAGATAAACTGGTTGTAGTGGTCTGTGTGCTCATTTAAATCAGACCACAAGTAGTGTTTACACCTGCACGAGTGTAGTGGTGACCGAAGGCAGGACTCACTTCTAGATAGCAATGGTTCACCCTCTGTCAGACATATTGGAGTCAGCCTGTCTGGCGAGCCTTCCTGGCAAGCTGTGGCTGGTGATGTTGTTGTTATTAAACTCTTTGGTGGATTGGCTGAGGTAGAGGTAGGAAGATGGTGCTGCAGCTGATCGGACTGTCTTGATTCTCATATCTGGCTACAACGTGAAGTTGTAGTCACTGCAGGAAGGACCGAGcttggtgtcgcagtggttagcatactggactcgcattcgggaggacgacagttcaatcccgtctccagccatcctgatttaggtttttcgtgatttccttaaatcgtttcaggcaaatgccgggatggttcctctgaaagggcgtggctgatttccttcccaatccttccctaacccgagcttgcactccgtctctaatgacctcgttgtcgacgggatgttaaacactaaccaacaccaccaccgctgcaggaAGGAATAcggtgtcacaataatgttgactggtAAGTGTCCCATGTGCAaaggtttggaggtcagtatgcccatgcaacattatgcctccccacaccataaaacctggaccaccaaaatgatgatgttcaacaatgttcctgggtgcattgtcctgatgatcTTGGTATGATCGCAAATAGTGCCACTGATGTGCGGTTGCCTGTAGAACACAACATGCTGTCCATTGGCCGAAGAGATCATCCCCCATGGAGTAGCTGTGCCTTAGCGGACTGAGAGATTGTGTGCCTTGTAGTCGTGTTAAATGTGATTGCAACTGCACCTGCTGTTTGATATGAGGTCTATCTTGCATGCTGCACAATGTATCAATCATTTGCTGCTGATAGTTTACTGTGGTCGTCACCTCCTCCCCCTCAGGCAGCAGCGCCTGTGGTCCAGAACACTTTCCCTGCACGTGAAACAATTGCTGTGAGTAATACCTCATCACacttcatccttcttccagtttccctatGATTCTTTCCCAAGTGAAGTCATTCAAATGTTATCTCCAGGCCATTTTGTAATGAAGAAAACCACCACAATGCAGAGTAACTGCTCACTGATTGAACACACTGTCTTTTCTTGTTGTTTCAACTGTCTTTTGTTATGTGGCCAGTCCCATTTGGTTGCTACAGTCACACTGACCTCATGCCATGTGATGTCTAACTTTCTGTGTGCAACTGGGAGACTTCTGAcatgttcccacatttcttcaTTGTCCTGATTAGTTAACATATTATAAAACATATTGTGTTACTTTACCTAGTTTGTCCAAAAGTTTTGCAGAGAAATGTAATAATAGAAGTGTGTTTACAGTTAACATTGTTACTTCATAGGCAAGTAAAAGGAATCTTCAAACTAGATGAGCAGTATtagcacaactaatgacatattccCAGTTTTTGTTTAATCTAACATGTAAGCTTTGTGAACACCTTTGGAACAGAGTACATAACTCCACCCTGAACCATTGACAAGAGGGAAACTTGTTGGTGAGTGctatttttgtgtcttgtattgtgatTGAAAAAATCGCAGTTCAACTGACATAGTGTTTTATTGTTTTATCATCAGAAGCATGTACAGTTAAAGAGTAAATGTACTGGAAAGTGAGTGGGAAAATTACAAGACTCTTAAAGAGTTCTCTGCAAGAAGTTTGGTAATTTTGCTTGCACAACAGGGGGTCACTCTCAATCTTGCCCCTCCTTTCTTTCAAATTCCCCAACTAATCTGTCACTTTTGAACAAATATAAAAGGTCTGAAAATTTGAAAGTTTCTTCTAATTTTAAGTGTTTCTACCAACAGTACTTGAAATTACACCTCCAAAAGCTAAGAGCTGGCCAGTCTTTATGTTTCCGTGTAATTGAACTGTTGTGTCAATCGGATTTTGATACTTAGCTGAATACTGCTGTGGTCAGGTTGGTTGGTGTTGGCTGTTCAGGACGTTAGACTCATTTCCAGGTGGTTCTGAGCTCAGTTCCCTATTTGGCTGCCATAcctatttaggttttctatgatttaatGAAATCAAAAAGTCAAATGCAAGCAATGCTCTTTCACAGTTGCTTCCTTCCTTCATTTAGGTCTATTCAAAAATAGTGCTCTGTGGGTATTAATGTTGACAGaaagtaattgtattttttttcatatatttctgtTATCAAAGAAAAATACTGTGCTAATAGTTCTTTTTGATCTAGAGCATTATaaagggtgagtcaaaaaggactttacaactttggaatggtaTAGAATTTTTTTGAGATAATTTACAGaattggtagatgtgtcattttgtagcaagcaACATCAAGTGTAATTCATGTAGTGCACTATCACCGCATTCTGCCACCAGAAGTACCAGGATACTGCACAATTAAAATGGCTACTTTTACTTGTGCAGAGCATGCTTACTGTGCTTTGAcagcactggatttctttctctgtggTTTAATTAAAGACCATGTGTGTGTTTCTTCCATACCAAACAATTTAACTGACCTGAGAAATCAAATCTAAGCTGCTGTTGCACAATTTGTGCCCAGTTTGCTGcaaaaaatgtgggaagaaattgattactggTGGTATGTTTGCAGCATCACAAGTGGTAGTCACATTGAACCAACATGACACTTGACACTTTTTGTGAAACTTGAGGTAGTTTGCTACAAAGTGACACATCtatcgattctgtaagttatctcaataaatttctatatcattccaaagttgtataaTCGATTATGACACACTCTGCGTTAGCAGTAAAATTGCTTAATCCTTTTGCCTGATGTTGCTCTTCTTGATGAAAATTTTCAAGAACCACATCGATATTCTTTATTGTTTACACTCTATTGATTGCAGCTTCCCAATTTGCAATGTGGAAATTTcaacacattttaattttatttattttacaggagTAGAAGTCATGCAGCAACTCGTCAGCAATTACTTACACTCAAGAAAGATGATGCAGCTGTGAGTAATATTCGCCGACAAGCACCACAACGAAGTGCCCAGAAATTTCCTGCAGAAGATGTAACTGACAAAACAAGACCATATGGGTGTCCTGATTGTGGAAAGGCATTTGTGTCTTCATCAAAATTAACCATACATAGGAGAATACATACTGGTGAAAAGCCATATGCATGCATAGAATGTGGCAAAACATTTGTGTCTTCCTCGCAGCTGAGCGTTCACTTCAAAACTCACACTGGTGAGAAACCATATAAATGCATAGAGTGTGGCAAGCGTTTTATTTCATCATCCCAGTTAACAGTTCACATACGTTCACATACTGGTGAGAAACCATTTCCTTGTAAGTTGTGTGGTAAAGCATTTGTTTCATCATCCCACTTGACTGTCCATATGCGGATCCATACCGGTGAAGAACCATTTTCTTGTGCTCACTGTGGCCAGAAGTTTGCACGTTCCACAAGCTTGGTAGTACATTTACGAAAGCACACGGGTGAAAAACCTTTTTCTTGTCATGAATGTGGGAAAACATTTGTTACATCATCTCATCTAACAGTCCACAGGAGAGTCCACACTGGAGAGAGACCATTCTCGTGCGAACAATGTGGAAAGGCATTCTCTCAGTCATCTCAACTAAAATCTCATTATAGAAAACATTCAGGTGAGAAACCTTTCAGCTGCAGCATTTGTGGGAAACTATTTGCCCATTCATCACATCTAACATCTCACATTAGAGTGCATTCAGGGGAAAGGCTTTTGTATTGCCCTGTCTGCCAAATGAAATTCACATCACAGTCTCACCTGGCACGGCATCTTCCTTCTCATTCAAGAGATAGGCCATTTAAATGTGAAGTATGTGGCAAGGGTTTCAAGCATAAGTCTAATATGGCAAGGCATGTTATGAACCACTCAGTCCACGCTGATTCTTTATGGCAAGgtttgttgccagttacagagacaAACCAGGACATTCAAAACGACTGCGCACATGTCAGTGAATGTTCAGTAGACAGCTGAGTGCCACACATGCAAAACAGTGTATCAAACAAACGGTAATTTGTGCAGAACTGATATATTCCAGCATCACAGTTAGAAAGTATCTGTCAGTAATCATTTGCTGTCAGTGACATCATAAATAGCTTAGTGAAACTCTGAAAAATAAAACTCAGTAACGAAGGTTTTATTTATCTCCAGAGcgtaatgagcattgttttcaggtTTTATTATTTGTAAGTACCTGTGCCTTTGTGTATCTGTTTGTAATGTATTCTGAATGATTTGTTACTCAAGAGTTGAAATTTGTGCACAATgtaaaaagtataaaaatgaaTCCTTGATTAATTCCATTTGAGAAGTGAAAAGAAGACTGTTAAAAATAGATGCAATAATATGCTATGGTATTTAACTTGAGATAAGTTTTGTGTCATAAATGTCAAAGAGCATATGTTTTTATACAATGTAACATATCATTTGACTTTACAAACTGTAAGCAGTCATGACTATCCTTCTACTGACTGATGtattacattttctgtatctagtttTATGTGGTAGGTGTTGGTGGGAGAGGTAGTAAGTCTCAAGTGTATTGAGCTTCCTATAGGCATTTATATTGAAATACATAATAATTTGAGAGGGAAACGTGTAATAATGATTTAGAGAAGTAAAAACTATTTCAACGAGCTAGGTGAAATTCTTATGAACTATTTGTgggaaaaattttgttgttttggaataatgctatattattattattattattattattattattattgaagtttTCTGTCACAAAAAATATGTGATTTTAATGCAGAGCTGATAGGAACAAAATACCAGTTATCTTCACAATCACATACATTATTAATGTTTTGTATGAGGAATTTTCTAAATTAGGCCATAAAGACCGTTTCTTACAAACTATAATATTCAAGTGGTGAAATCTGACAAGGTTCGTAGAGAGAATATCTCTCTCTTATATAGTAGTAAAATTAAATATATGTTATGAATGGTGGCCCTTTTTAGGAACTGTTTGGTAGGATGTAATAGCACACAGAAGGTATGTGTTGGGGAGGGGGAATAATGGAACAGGAGTGTGTTACTTTTAACACAGACATAGCATATAACAGTCAGTAGCCATATAAAATGCCCTGGGCCTCCTCAccttatgaaacagagaaattgcagtgATGGGAAGAAAGAACAGAGAGGATATACACAAATCAAACAAAACATTAAGAGATAAAACATTAATTTTCTGGAGTATGTTGTTAAAAACTGCCAggttgaaatacaaaataaaaagtttgtaaaaattAAGATTAGGTTAAGGGAAATAGCAATAATATTGGGAAATGGTGGTTGGCCAGTACTTATTATCTCACAGGAATGCTGATGCTTTTCACTAGAAAATAAGACTGTGTACAGAGACTGGCATTTCACTCAAAAAGCTCTAATAAGATATagttatataaaaatgaaaaagggaaCCTATGACTAGTACATGGATGTGTGGCATGGACAGTGTTTACTAGCTATTGAGCAACCACTCTTTTTAGTTTAAATACCACTTTTACAGACACACCCAAACACATCCTCCTACAGCTATGATGAAATAGTTGATGTTGCTGCAACTGCAGGTGAAAGTCTTGGGTGTTGAAAGTGTGAACCAGAGATGAGCAGTAGTCAAAAGCTGGAGGAAACGGAACCTGTGCTGTTAAATTTTTATGTTCCATGCATTAATCTGATACAAATGGATAGCTGCCttgctttatttttgtttgttgtccCCATACTGAAATTCTTGTCGTCATAATTTGACGTTTGAATTTGTGCAAGAATTTGAAGGTTTGTAATAATTGATTTCTATCAGGATCCATCAGATGCTTTGTGGAAACATCTTAATTTACAGTCACCACATAGAATAGTAGGAAAAAATGAGgttgtaataaaatattattattttatatatgtaaaaaaatCAGTGGGGAAGAAAAACTATTGCAGTAAACAAGTACATACCAAGTTTAAATTGTAATAGCTGGTAAAATGAAGTGGGAAATGTTACTCTGTACACAGACATGTCAAAAATGTGAACATAACTTGGTCAACGTGACTCATGTTTTCCTGATATATTAGTGATGTATTGCATTACAGATAAAAAGAGAGCAATATAAGAGTTGTGACTTGTGAAGACTTTTTTTAGGATATTCACTAGAACTGTCATTTCTCAGACAGTCAAATGATGTAGCAGTCAATTTTCACACTAAAGAGttataataaaatttttgttttataatgATGCATGTCAATTGCTGAATACTTAAGACTGTTCCTTCTCCTTTTTGGTGGTTAAATGTGTGGTACTTAAATTAGCAAACTATTTTGTCACTAAGTAGTCACTTCAGAAACCAACAGACCCTCTACTGCTTCAAAGCTCTTCTGGTTATTACATACGTGCCCAGCACAGTTCAAGTTATTGCGTGCATGTGATACTGTTTGCTTGACTTCCATTTAGAAGTCCATGATTATCCTCAGATTTTATTGCAACACAGCTTTAAGTAaaaaatgtatacagattacagtaaTGTGCATAGATGAAACATGTAGCAACTTGACACAAATAGTTGAAAATTGTACTCATCTAATAGAAACATGCAATActtgaaatgaaattttttacatggTTTTAGTACTATCATAAGATTGCTGTAGGGCAGTCACTGGAGAGACTCAGGTAGTGTTTATAAGTAAATGACTGTAGAACACCACCctataatttttaaaattcataacctgTTGTAGTAACAGATCTGTTCATTCTGGTTTCCGTTTAGAGGACAAGTGAGATGTCACTGTGATAAGACACTTTGTTGATATTTGGGAGGTTGGTGGTTCAAATCCACACCCCAGCACCCTGATATACATCTCTTgtagtttccttaaatcacttcagacaaataccaagATGCTTCCTTCGAAAAAgatttagttagttacatgttccatggatcattttgcatgataaatagtaatgatgcagaacgagtcattttacattcacactgTGAATTAATTTGTATGTATGGCtggattctgaacatttctaagttatttcttttccttttctctgcAAATAGAAAAATGATATACAGATGTAATTTAATAATTCCCGCCCACCTAGttgtacacattacaataatagagatTCTTCTACAGATCAGGAGGAGTTATTAAGGAgagactttctcagtttgttttcaaattttactttgctgtctgtcagacattttatatcaataGGTAAGTGATCATAATATGGAGTgtttgtgtggtttgaggttttcgggcgctaaacagtgtggtcatcaggGCCCACTTAATATGGAGTGATGAATATCATTTTCCTTCTgatactgtaattatgtacatcattgttccttttgaactgtagtggatgcATTACATCATCATCCAAAAGATCTCACATGTGATATATGATCTATCATTATAATGTTTACCTGTAACACATGATAACTATGCATAACATAATTGTGCAAAGCAGATTACATACCCATAGTCtataaatagagaacaaacactacACAAAAAACACATAATCGTGACAAACATATGTAGGGCATTAACTGTGGCTTATACACAAAAtgtattttttggggggggggggggggggggca
This region of Schistocerca gregaria isolate iqSchGreg1 chromosome 7, iqSchGreg1.2, whole genome shotgun sequence genomic DNA includes:
- the LOC126281418 gene encoding gastrula zinc finger protein XlCGF28.1-like isoform X1, producing the protein MSGPAFNRVMKEEPNVDHGDHGNGDPDEEFDEMTFEDYIPFKVEATYDEDISEQKDDSTGHVKGNEMEAQGYFVQENAEGKKGSSGERNRSLRSRSHAATRQQLLTLKKDDAAVSNIRRQAPQRSAQKFPAEDVTDKTRPYGCPDCGKAFVSSSKLTIHRRIHTGEKPYACIECGKTFVSSSQLSVHFKTHTGEKPYKCIECGKRFISSSQLTVHIRSHTGEKPFPCKLCGKAFVSSSHLTVHMRIHTGEEPFSCAHCGQKFARSTSLVVHLRKHTGEKPFSCHECGKTFVTSSHLTVHRRVHTGERPFSCEQCGKAFSQSSQLKSHYRKHSGEKPFSCSICGKLFAHSSHLTSHIRVHSGERLLYCPVCQMKFTSQSHLARHLPSHSRDRPFKCEVCGKGFKHKSNMARHVMNHSVHADSLWQGLLPVTETNQDIQNDCAHVSECSVDS
- the LOC126281418 gene encoding oocyte zinc finger protein XlCOF6.1-like isoform X2 encodes the protein MDKNFEPNVDHGDHGNGDPDEEFDEMTFEDYIPFKVEATYDEDISEQKDDSTGHVKGNEMEAQGYFVQENAEGKKGSSGERNRSLRSRSHAATRQQLLTLKKDDAAVSNIRRQAPQRSAQKFPAEDVTDKTRPYGCPDCGKAFVSSSKLTIHRRIHTGEKPYACIECGKTFVSSSQLSVHFKTHTGEKPYKCIECGKRFISSSQLTVHIRSHTGEKPFPCKLCGKAFVSSSHLTVHMRIHTGEEPFSCAHCGQKFARSTSLVVHLRKHTGEKPFSCHECGKTFVTSSHLTVHRRVHTGERPFSCEQCGKAFSQSSQLKSHYRKHSGEKPFSCSICGKLFAHSSHLTSHIRVHSGERLLYCPVCQMKFTSQSHLARHLPSHSRDRPFKCEVCGKGFKHKSNMARHVMNHSVHADSLWQGLLPVTETNQDIQNDCAHVSECSVDS
- the LOC126281418 gene encoding gastrula zinc finger protein XlCGF17.1-like isoform X3, which translates into the protein MMRNEMEAQGYFVQENAEGKKGSSGERNRSLRSRSHAATRQQLLTLKKDDAAVSNIRRQAPQRSAQKFPAEDVTDKTRPYGCPDCGKAFVSSSKLTIHRRIHTGEKPYACIECGKTFVSSSQLSVHFKTHTGEKPYKCIECGKRFISSSQLTVHIRSHTGEKPFPCKLCGKAFVSSSHLTVHMRIHTGEEPFSCAHCGQKFARSTSLVVHLRKHTGEKPFSCHECGKTFVTSSHLTVHRRVHTGERPFSCEQCGKAFSQSSQLKSHYRKHSGEKPFSCSICGKLFAHSSHLTSHIRVHSGERLLYCPVCQMKFTSQSHLARHLPSHSRDRPFKCEVCGKGFKHKSNMARHVMNHSVHADSLWQGLLPVTETNQDIQNDCAHVSECSVDS